A genomic region of Capnocytophaga canimorsus contains the following coding sequences:
- a CDS encoding exodeoxyribonuclease III: MKIISYNVNGIRAAMNKGLIEWLKAANPDVLCLQEIKALEDQIDTLPFEQLGYKYRYWHSAQKKGYSGVAILSKIPPKHVEVGSGIDYMDSEGRILRADFEGFSVMSLYLPSGTNINRLEHKLTFMADFQKYIDKLKETHPNLIICGDYNICHQAIDIHDPVRNANVSGFLPVERQWIDAFMKSGFIDSFRHFNKEPHHYSWWSYRANARNNNKGWRIDYNLVAQPLESRLKRALILPEAKHSDHCPILVEIEE; encoded by the coding sequence ATGAAAATTATATCTTATAACGTAAATGGCATACGTGCGGCAATGAATAAAGGGCTTATTGAGTGGCTAAAAGCTGCAAACCCCGACGTACTTTGTCTGCAAGAAATAAAGGCTCTTGAAGACCAAATTGATACACTTCCTTTTGAGCAGTTAGGCTATAAATATCGGTATTGGCATAGCGCTCAAAAAAAAGGGTATAGCGGTGTTGCCATTCTCTCAAAAATTCCTCCGAAGCACGTAGAGGTTGGCAGTGGTATTGATTATATGGATAGTGAAGGGCGTATTTTACGTGCTGATTTTGAAGGCTTTTCTGTAATGAGTTTGTATCTTCCTTCAGGAACGAACATCAATCGCTTGGAGCATAAACTGACCTTTATGGCGGATTTTCAAAAATATATTGATAAGCTCAAAGAAACACATCCGAACTTGATAATCTGTGGAGATTACAACATCTGTCATCAAGCCATTGATATTCACGACCCTGTGCGTAATGCCAACGTTTCTGGATTTTTACCCGTAGAAAGACAATGGATTGACGCCTTTATGAAAAGCGGTTTTATTGATAGTTTCAGACATTTCAACAAAGAACCGCATCATTACTCGTGGTGGAGTTATCGTGCCAATGCCCGAAATAACAACAAGGGCTGGCGTATTGACTATAATTTAGTGGCTCAACCTTTGGAAAGTCGCCTAAAAAGAGCCCTCATACTCCCCGAAGCCAAACATAGCGACCATTGCCCCATATTGGTTGAAATTGAAGAATAA